In Myxococcus fulvus, a genomic segment contains:
- a CDS encoding cysteine desulfurase family protein encodes MSPERPLYLDHNATTPVDPEVVDSMLPYLREHFGNPSSGHAYGRRAHAALEEARCKVAALIGARPDEVLFTSGGTEANNLAIRGTAEARADRRHLLTSVIEHPATRLPCDALEWRGWRVTWLPVDAQGRVRVEDAREALDAAGGETALVSLMHSNNETGVLQPVAAIAALARRHGVSVHTDAAQSVGKVPVDVTTLGVDLLTLVGHKLRAPKGVGALYVRQGTPLGAVTLGGGQERGLRPGTENVPYAVGLGVACELAGRRLSQGTQAMLALRERLWTGLRDAVPGLTLSGQDAERLPNTLNVRFPGVRGGAVLAATPEVAASTGSACHDGGETASPVLRAMGIPEADALGAVRLSLGPDTTQEEVARAVVVLARGWKQVAG; translated from the coding sequence ATGAGCCCCGAGCGCCCGCTGTACCTGGACCACAACGCCACCACCCCCGTGGACCCGGAGGTGGTGGACTCCATGTTGCCGTACCTGCGCGAGCACTTCGGCAACCCCTCCAGCGGACATGCGTACGGCCGTCGTGCCCACGCGGCGCTGGAGGAGGCCCGCTGCAAGGTCGCCGCGCTCATCGGCGCGAGGCCCGACGAGGTGCTCTTCACCTCCGGCGGCACGGAGGCCAACAACCTGGCCATCCGAGGCACCGCCGAGGCCCGCGCGGACCGGCGCCACCTCCTCACCTCCGTCATCGAGCACCCCGCCACCAGGCTGCCCTGCGACGCGCTCGAGTGGCGCGGCTGGCGCGTGACGTGGCTGCCCGTGGACGCACAAGGCCGCGTGCGTGTGGAGGACGCCCGCGAGGCGCTGGACGCGGCGGGCGGCGAAACCGCCCTCGTGTCACTGATGCACTCCAATAACGAAACAGGCGTGCTGCAGCCGGTGGCGGCCATCGCGGCGCTCGCGCGTCGCCACGGCGTCAGCGTGCACACGGACGCCGCGCAGTCGGTGGGCAAGGTGCCGGTGGACGTGACGACGCTCGGCGTGGACCTGCTCACGCTGGTGGGCCACAAGCTGCGCGCCCCCAAGGGCGTGGGCGCGCTGTACGTGCGCCAGGGCACGCCGCTCGGGGCTGTCACGCTCGGCGGCGGGCAGGAGCGGGGGCTGAGGCCCGGCACCGAGAACGTCCCTTACGCCGTGGGGCTGGGCGTCGCGTGTGAGCTGGCGGGAAGGCGGCTCTCCCAGGGTACCCAGGCGATGCTCGCGCTGCGCGAGCGGCTGTGGACCGGACTGCGCGACGCGGTGCCGGGGCTCACCCTGAGCGGGCAGGACGCCGAGCGGCTGCCCAACACGCTCAACGTCCGCTTTCCCGGTGTCCGCGGTGGAGCGGTGCTGGCGGCGACGCCGGAGGTGGCCGCGTCCACCGGCTCGGCGTGCCACGATGGGGGCGAGACGGCGTCGCCCGTGCTCCGGGCCATGGGAATCCCGGAAGCGGACGCCCTGGGGGCGGTGCGCTTGTCCCTCGGACCGGACACCACCCAGGAAGAAGTCGCGCGGGCGGTGGTTGTGCTCGCGCGCGGGTGGAAGCAGGTGGCGGGCTGA
- a CDS encoding ABC transporter permease produces the protein MMALLDTLRLAFGTFVSNPLRSFLTLLGIVIGATTVVSMMGLIEGLRIQVNENLSELGANCFQVQRLPFGAGNLSLAELSRRPRFTHEDLEAIRELPSVLTAAGEDSSGGLKASTPLRESRANVGVWSGTPEYFQTNSVVVAHGRAFTQTEYLDGRRVAVIGPDLAETLWPSLDPLGQSFRLKGRNFTVVGVLKRKGGFLGGSGQDNQVMTPLTAFRPLFGVRDFRVSIQATSAEVVKRAQDEVTVLMRRRHNLKPLEPDDFFVFSNESSTEMFNNISQVISVASFGVCLLSLLVGGIGILNIMLVAVTERTREIGIRKALGAKKRRILAQFATEAVVLSLAGGLLGVALGVGLAHLARWVLGLPTEVPGWAIGLSLAMSSGVGLGFGIYPAARAAKLDPVEAMRTE, from the coding sequence ATGATGGCCTTGCTGGACACCTTGCGGCTGGCGTTCGGGACGTTCGTCTCCAACCCGCTGCGCTCCTTCCTGACGCTCCTGGGCATCGTCATCGGCGCCACCACGGTGGTGTCGATGATGGGCCTCATCGAGGGCCTGCGAATCCAGGTGAACGAGAACCTGTCGGAGCTGGGCGCCAACTGCTTCCAGGTGCAGCGGCTGCCCTTCGGCGCGGGCAACCTGTCGCTGGCGGAGCTGTCGCGCCGGCCGCGCTTCACGCATGAGGATTTGGAGGCCATCCGCGAGCTGCCCTCGGTGCTGACGGCCGCGGGGGAGGACTCATCCGGTGGCCTGAAGGCGTCCACGCCGCTGCGCGAGTCGCGGGCGAACGTGGGCGTGTGGTCGGGGACGCCGGAGTACTTCCAGACGAACTCCGTGGTGGTGGCGCACGGGCGCGCCTTCACGCAGACGGAGTACCTGGATGGCCGGCGGGTGGCGGTCATCGGCCCGGACCTGGCGGAGACGCTGTGGCCCTCGTTGGACCCGCTGGGCCAGTCGTTCCGCCTGAAGGGGCGCAACTTCACCGTGGTGGGCGTGCTCAAGCGCAAGGGTGGATTCCTGGGCGGCAGCGGCCAGGACAACCAGGTGATGACGCCGCTGACGGCCTTCCGCCCGCTGTTCGGTGTCCGCGACTTCCGGGTGAGCATCCAGGCGACGTCCGCGGAGGTCGTCAAGCGCGCGCAGGACGAGGTGACGGTGCTGATGCGCCGGCGTCACAACCTCAAGCCGCTGGAGCCGGATGACTTCTTCGTGTTCTCCAACGAGAGCTCCACGGAGATGTTCAACAACATCTCGCAGGTGATTTCGGTGGCCAGCTTCGGCGTGTGCCTCTTGTCGCTGCTGGTGGGCGGCATCGGCATCCTGAACATCATGCTGGTGGCCGTGACGGAGCGGACGCGGGAGATTGGCATCCGCAAGGCGCTGGGCGCCAAGAAGCGGCGCATCCTGGCGCAGTTCGCCACGGAGGCGGTGGTGCTGTCCTTGGCGGGCGGCCTGCTCGGCGTGGCGCTGGGGGTGGGGCTGGCGCATCTGGCGCGCTGGGTGCTGGGCCTGCCCACCGAGGTGCCGGGCTGGGCCATCGGCCTGTCCCTGGCGATGAGCAGCGGCGTGGGCCTGGGCTTCGGAATCTATCCGGCCGCTCGCGCCGCGAAGCTGGACCCGGTGGAGGCGATGCGCACCGAATAA
- a CDS encoding ABC transporter permease produces MSFRVDVWEGGRIALFSLRANRLRTVLTTVGIGVGVCTLLAIVGIIQGINQSFADQLAQIGANTLQVSKFPWTMRGDWWEYRNRKNLSADLVEPILQASEHVVAAAPLYFDRVEARFLERRMASVTALGTTADYAIISSFTVDRGRFLTDADVDNRAQVAVIGAELARTLFPGLDPVGHRIILGSKPYRVVGSLEAKGTILGENQDTVVVLPFRTFQADFGKRNSPNIAVSVDSPDNVLKVQDQLTVALRRERRTPPEAKDDFAINRPEQLANMYAQLTGALYGAATGVGLITLLVGGIGIMNIMLVSVRERTREIGVRRALGAKKRTIILQFLMEAASVSAVGGTLGTVVGLGLAKTVSFITPLAATVEPLTVAGGVGFAAMVGLLFGIWPAARAANLDPVEALRHD; encoded by the coding sequence GTGAGTTTCAGGGTCGACGTGTGGGAGGGAGGGCGCATCGCGCTGTTCTCCCTGCGGGCCAACCGGCTGCGCACGGTGCTGACGACGGTGGGCATTGGCGTGGGCGTGTGCACGCTCCTGGCCATCGTCGGCATCATCCAGGGCATCAACCAGTCCTTCGCGGACCAGCTCGCGCAAATCGGCGCGAACACGCTCCAGGTGTCCAAGTTCCCCTGGACCATGCGTGGAGACTGGTGGGAGTACCGCAACCGGAAGAACCTGTCGGCGGACCTGGTGGAGCCCATCCTCCAGGCCTCCGAGCACGTGGTGGCCGCGGCGCCGCTCTACTTCGACCGGGTGGAGGCGCGCTTCCTGGAGCGGCGCATGGCGTCGGTGACGGCGCTGGGCACCACGGCGGACTACGCCATCATCTCCTCGTTCACGGTGGACCGGGGCCGCTTCCTGACGGACGCGGACGTGGACAACCGGGCGCAGGTGGCGGTCATCGGCGCGGAGCTGGCGCGCACGCTGTTCCCGGGGCTGGACCCGGTGGGCCACCGCATCATCCTGGGCTCCAAGCCCTACCGCGTGGTGGGCTCGCTGGAGGCCAAGGGCACCATCCTGGGGGAGAACCAGGACACGGTGGTGGTGTTGCCCTTCCGCACCTTCCAGGCGGACTTCGGCAAGCGCAACTCGCCCAACATCGCGGTGTCGGTGGACTCGCCGGACAACGTGCTCAAGGTGCAGGACCAGCTCACCGTGGCGCTGCGCCGCGAGCGCAGGACACCTCCGGAGGCGAAGGACGACTTCGCCATCAACCGGCCGGAGCAGCTGGCCAACATGTACGCGCAGCTCACCGGCGCGCTCTACGGCGCGGCCACGGGCGTGGGACTCATCACGCTCCTGGTGGGCGGCATCGGCATCATGAACATCATGCTGGTGTCGGTGCGCGAGCGGACGCGGGAGATCGGCGTGCGCCGCGCGCTGGGGGCCAAGAAGCGCACCATCATCCTCCAGTTCCTGATGGAGGCGGCCAGCGTGTCCGCGGTGGGCGGGACGCTGGGGACGGTGGTGGGGTTGGGGCTGGCGAAGACGGTGTCGTTCATCACGCCGCTGGCCGCGACGGTGGAGCCGTTGACGGTGGCGGGCGGCGTGGGGTTCGCGGCGATGGTGGGCCTGCTGTTCGGCATCTGGCCCGCGGCGCGCGCGGCGAACCTGGACCCGGTGGAAGCGCTCCGCCACGACTGA